One region of Chlamydia psittaci 6BC genomic DNA includes:
- the topA gene encoding type I DNA topoisomerase, whose protein sequence is MKKSLIVVESPAKIKTLQKLLGKGFIFASSLGHVVDLPAKEFGIDIEHDFEPDYQVLPDKQEVISQICKLASSCDIVYLSPDPDREGEAIAWHIANQLPENTHIQRISFNAITKGAVNEALKHPREIDMALVNAQQARRLLDRIVGYKISPILSRKLQQRSGISAGRVQSVALKLVVDREKAIEAFVPTEYWNVRVFLQDPKTSKTFWAHLYSADGKKWEKELPKGKTEDEILLINSETQAQHYVDLLEDASYRVTRVEAKEKRRNAAPPFITSTLQQEASRHFRFSSSKTMSVAQTLYEGVELDNEDATGLITYMRTDSVRIDPEALNNVRDYIHNTFGQEYLPKSPNVYTTKKMTQDAHEAIRPTDIHLSPDKLEGKLSDDQLKLYSLIWKRFVASQMNPAIYDTLAMTISTNVKIDLRASGSLLKFKGFLAVYEEKLDDDTTEEENLSLPQLHAQDVLDKEKVSAEQAFTKPLPRFTEASLVKELEKSGIGRPSTYATIMNKIQSREYTIKENQRLRPTELGKIISQFLETNFPRIMDIGFTALMEDELELIADNKKSWKLLLKEFWDQFLPVVTTAEKEAVIPRVITDIECSACHKGKLVKIWAKNRYFYGCSEYPECDFKTSEEELAFNKDDYAVDTPWNSPCPVCGGEMKVRHGRFGTFLGCFNYPQCRGTISIHKKGEEVEQEEAIPCPAIGCSGKILKKRSRYNKTFYSCSEYPDCSVIGNTIDAVITKYTGTAKTPYEKKTTGKKKATTKSSSKTTKTTAKKKKSEGKTPKTPKAGALLTPSPQLALMIGPEPVGRGEATKKVWQYIKDHNLQSPENKKMLLPDEKFEAIIGPEPVDMFQLPKLLNQHLFKSD, encoded by the coding sequence ATGAAAAAATCCTTAATCGTAGTGGAATCTCCCGCTAAAATTAAAACCTTGCAAAAACTCTTAGGGAAAGGTTTTATTTTTGCTTCCTCACTAGGACATGTTGTTGACCTTCCCGCCAAGGAATTTGGTATCGATATCGAACATGATTTCGAACCTGACTATCAAGTTCTTCCTGATAAACAAGAAGTTATCAGTCAAATTTGTAAATTAGCCTCCAGTTGTGATATTGTCTATCTCTCTCCTGACCCGGACCGAGAAGGAGAAGCGATTGCCTGGCATATTGCAAATCAGCTTCCTGAAAATACGCATATCCAAAGGATATCCTTCAATGCAATTACCAAAGGTGCTGTTAATGAAGCTCTAAAGCATCCTCGAGAAATCGATATGGCTTTAGTAAATGCTCAACAAGCTCGTCGCCTGTTAGATCGTATCGTTGGTTATAAAATTTCTCCTATTTTAAGTCGTAAGCTACAACAAAGATCGGGTATATCTGCAGGACGCGTGCAATCCGTAGCACTCAAGCTTGTCGTTGATCGTGAAAAAGCTATCGAAGCCTTTGTACCTACCGAATATTGGAATGTGCGTGTTTTCCTCCAAGACCCTAAAACATCTAAGACATTCTGGGCCCACCTATATTCTGCTGACGGGAAAAAGTGGGAAAAAGAACTCCCTAAGGGGAAAACCGAAGATGAAATTTTATTAATTAACTCTGAAACTCAAGCTCAACATTATGTTGATCTGTTAGAAGACGCTTCCTATAGAGTGACTCGCGTAGAAGCGAAAGAAAAACGACGTAATGCCGCGCCACCATTTATTACATCCACCTTGCAACAAGAAGCAAGTCGTCATTTCAGATTTTCTTCTTCTAAAACGATGTCAGTAGCTCAGACATTATATGAAGGTGTCGAGTTAGATAACGAAGATGCTACAGGATTAATTACTTATATGCGTACAGATTCTGTACGTATTGATCCTGAGGCATTAAATAACGTCAGAGATTATATACACAACACATTTGGGCAAGAATACCTTCCGAAGTCTCCTAATGTCTACACGACAAAAAAGATGACTCAAGACGCCCATGAAGCTATTCGCCCTACAGACATCCATTTATCTCCCGATAAGCTTGAAGGGAAACTCTCCGATGATCAACTCAAGCTTTATTCTCTTATTTGGAAACGTTTTGTTGCTTCCCAGATGAATCCTGCGATTTATGATACATTAGCAATGACGATTTCAACGAATGTAAAAATAGATTTGCGTGCTTCTGGATCATTATTGAAATTTAAAGGTTTTCTCGCGGTATACGAAGAAAAGCTGGATGATGATACAACCGAAGAAGAAAATCTATCGCTTCCTCAACTACACGCCCAGGACGTTTTAGATAAGGAAAAGGTTTCAGCAGAACAAGCTTTTACAAAACCCCTACCGAGGTTTACAGAAGCTTCTTTAGTAAAAGAGTTAGAAAAATCCGGCATTGGCCGCCCCTCTACATACGCAACGATTATGAATAAAATTCAAAGTCGTGAGTATACTATTAAGGAAAATCAGCGGTTACGCCCTACAGAACTCGGGAAAATTATCTCGCAATTTCTTGAGACCAACTTTCCTCGGATTATGGACATAGGTTTTACAGCTCTTATGGAAGATGAGCTAGAGCTTATTGCTGATAATAAAAAGTCTTGGAAATTACTTCTTAAAGAATTTTGGGACCAATTTCTTCCTGTAGTCACTACTGCAGAAAAAGAAGCTGTTATCCCTCGCGTGATAACCGATATCGAATGTTCCGCATGTCACAAAGGAAAACTTGTTAAAATCTGGGCAAAAAATCGTTATTTTTACGGATGTTCAGAATACCCTGAGTGTGATTTTAAAACTTCTGAAGAAGAACTTGCTTTCAACAAAGACGATTATGCTGTTGATACACCTTGGAATAGCCCCTGCCCTGTTTGCGGTGGGGAGATGAAAGTCCGCCACGGACGTTTTGGAACATTTTTAGGATGCTTCAACTATCCTCAATGCCGTGGAACGATTTCCATTCATAAGAAAGGTGAGGAAGTAGAACAAGAAGAAGCTATTCCTTGTCCTGCCATTGGTTGCTCAGGGAAAATTTTAAAGAAACGTTCTCGTTACAATAAAACATTCTATTCTTGCTCAGAATATCCTGACTGCAGTGTGATAGGCAACACTATAGATGCTGTTATTACAAAGTACACAGGAACTGCAAAAACACCCTACGAAAAGAAAACCACAGGGAAGAAAAAAGCCACTACAAAATCCAGCAGCAAAACGACTAAAACAACTGCTAAAAAAAAGAAAAGCGAAGGAAAGACTCCAAAAACCCCTAAAGCAGGAGCTTTACTTACACCATCTCCTCAACTAGCTCTGATGATTGGCCCGGAACCTGTAGGACGTGGAGAAGCCACAAAGAAAGTCTGGCAATACATCAAGGACCATAATCTACAATCCCCTGAGAATAAAAAGATGTTGCTGCCCGACGAGAAGTTTGAAGCAATTATTGGCCCGGAACCTGTAGATATGTTCCAATTGCCAAAACTACTCAATCAGCATTTATTCAAATCTGATTAA
- the dusB gene encoding tRNA dihydrouridine synthase DusB: MASSIRIGNILLKSPVVYAPLAGFSDYPYRKMSSFYGPPALMFCEMVKVEGLHYSPSRTLKLLEYSESMRPIGGQLCGSKPEMAGEAAKVLEGLGFDLIDLNCGCPTDRITKDGSGSGLLKSPELIGKILEKIIEAVSIPVTVKIRSGWDCNNINVEETVRIIRDAGASAVFVHGRTRAQGYVGPSNLEYIARAKAAAGKDLPVFGNGDIFSPEAAKLMMDSTQCDGVLVARGTMGAPWIVRQIESYLASGTYQKVPFSKRKQAFIQHLQWVEEYYQSEAKFLSETRKLCGHYLISASKVRFLRSALSKATSVQEVYQLIDNYEEADDEHED, translated from the coding sequence ATGGCTTCTTCAATACGTATAGGAAATATTTTATTAAAATCTCCTGTAGTTTACGCGCCTCTCGCAGGTTTTTCAGATTATCCTTACCGGAAAATGTCATCATTTTACGGTCCTCCCGCGCTAATGTTTTGTGAGATGGTTAAGGTTGAGGGTTTACACTACTCTCCTTCACGCACTCTCAAGCTTTTAGAGTACTCTGAATCTATGCGCCCCATTGGGGGACAACTTTGTGGTAGTAAGCCTGAAATGGCGGGAGAAGCTGCCAAGGTTTTGGAAGGTCTAGGCTTTGATTTAATCGACTTAAATTGTGGTTGTCCTACAGACAGGATCACAAAAGATGGCAGTGGGTCAGGATTGTTAAAATCTCCAGAACTTATTGGGAAAATTTTGGAGAAGATCATAGAGGCGGTCTCTATTCCTGTTACTGTAAAAATACGTTCCGGGTGGGACTGCAACAATATTAATGTTGAAGAAACAGTACGTATTATAAGAGATGCTGGCGCAAGCGCTGTTTTTGTGCACGGAAGAACACGAGCTCAAGGTTATGTTGGCCCTAGTAATCTTGAATACATAGCGCGAGCGAAAGCTGCCGCCGGTAAGGATTTGCCTGTATTTGGGAATGGGGATATTTTTTCTCCAGAAGCAGCTAAGCTGATGATGGACTCTACGCAGTGCGATGGTGTACTTGTTGCCCGCGGTACTATGGGAGCTCCTTGGATAGTAAGACAAATAGAAAGTTATCTTGCGAGCGGAACATATCAAAAAGTGCCTTTTTCTAAGAGAAAACAGGCTTTTATTCAGCATTTGCAGTGGGTCGAGGAATACTATCAAAGTGAAGCAAAGTTTCTTTCTGAAACGCGGAAACTTTGTGGCCACTATTTAATATCCGCTTCTAAAGTGCGTTTCCTTCGCTCAGCTTTATCTAAAGCTACATCAGTGCAAGAAGTTTATCAGCTGATTGATAACTATGAAGAAGCTGATGATGAGCACGAGGATTAA
- a CDS encoding YggT family protein → MLSYFLKAAINVYSFLILVYILASWVPECHNAKWYQYVYKFVEPYLALFRRFIPRIGFIDISPLIALLCLEAVPFIVLRTLRFVILNIFQSPWLLQYV, encoded by the coding sequence ATGTTATCTTATTTTTTGAAAGCAGCTATTAATGTTTATAGTTTTTTAATCTTAGTGTATATTCTTGCCTCTTGGGTTCCTGAATGCCACAATGCAAAATGGTATCAATACGTATATAAATTTGTAGAGCCTTATCTAGCTTTATTTAGAAGATTTATTCCGCGGATTGGCTTTATTGATATTAGCCCTTTAATTGCTCTACTCTGCTTAGAGGCTGTTCCTTTTATTGTGTTACGAACCCTAAGGTTTGTTATTCTTAATATTTTTCAGTCTCCATGGCTTCTTCAATACGTATAG
- a CDS encoding toxin-antitoxin system YwqK family antitoxin: protein MVIRKFLCLFLLCCACMTPGYASGTYEKLTLTGINIIDRNGLSETICSKEKLKKYSKVDFLSPQPYQKVMRMYKNARGENVSCLTTYHPNGQLKQYLECVNNRACGRYREWHSNGKIKIQAEVIGGIADLHPSAESGWLFHGTTLAHNDEGILEAAINYDKGLLQGTSYYYHSNGQVWKECSYHKGRAHGDFLTYTAEGFLLKKQTYQDGEKHSISIRYEERSNTVLSEEEYDNGLLLKGYYLDPETHQIFSEITNGNGTQAIYGKHAIVETRAFVRGEPHGNVTVLKDSLGNQILQTYTLSEGVKHGEELFFYPDSGKSKLLLTWNHGILQGPVKTWYPNGSLESCKELINNKKSGLLTLYYPEGQIMATEEYDNELLVKGEYFRPGDRHPYSKIDKGCGTAVFFTSSGTITKKIPYQDGKPLVN, encoded by the coding sequence ATGGTTATAAGAAAATTTTTATGTTTGTTTCTTCTATGTTGTGCTTGTATGACTCCAGGGTATGCCTCTGGAACTTATGAGAAACTCACACTCACAGGAATTAACATCATCGATAGGAATGGCTTATCGGAGACAATTTGCTCTAAAGAGAAGCTGAAAAAATACTCTAAAGTAGATTTTCTCTCTCCTCAACCTTATCAAAAAGTCATGCGTATGTATAAAAACGCACGAGGAGAAAATGTCTCTTGTTTGACAACATACCACCCCAACGGACAATTAAAACAGTATCTTGAGTGCGTGAATAACCGTGCTTGTGGACGTTATCGAGAATGGCATAGTAATGGAAAAATCAAAATCCAAGCAGAGGTCATAGGAGGAATTGCAGATCTGCATCCTTCAGCAGAATCAGGATGGTTATTCCATGGAACGACTCTCGCGCACAATGACGAAGGCATACTGGAAGCTGCTATTAATTATGACAAGGGTTTACTCCAAGGAACCTCATATTACTACCATTCTAATGGTCAGGTTTGGAAAGAGTGCTCTTATCACAAAGGCCGCGCTCACGGTGATTTTCTCACGTATACAGCTGAAGGGTTCCTACTAAAAAAGCAAACATATCAAGATGGGGAAAAGCACAGCATATCCATACGCTATGAAGAACGTTCTAATACGGTGCTCTCTGAAGAAGAATACGATAATGGTCTATTGTTAAAAGGCTATTACCTAGATCCTGAAACTCATCAAATATTTTCTGAAATCACCAACGGAAACGGAACACAAGCTATCTATGGAAAACACGCGATTGTAGAAACACGAGCGTTCGTTCGTGGAGAGCCTCATGGAAACGTGACTGTGCTGAAAGATAGTCTCGGCAATCAAATTCTTCAAACATACACATTGTCTGAAGGCGTAAAACATGGTGAAGAGCTATTTTTCTATCCCGATTCTGGAAAATCTAAACTCCTTTTAACTTGGAATCACGGCATTTTACAAGGCCCCGTAAAGACCTGGTATCCCAACGGATCTTTAGAAAGCTGTAAAGAATTGATAAATAATAAAAAATCAGGTCTGTTAACGTTGTATTATCCTGAGGGGCAGATCATGGCTACCGAAGAATATGACAACGAGTTGCTTGTAAAAGGCGAGTATTTCCGCCCTGGGGATCGACATCCTTATTCTAAGATAGATAAAGGTTGTGGCACAGCAGTGTTTTTCACATCTTCAGGAACGATTACTAAAAAAATCCCCTATCAAGATGGCAAACCCTTAGTTAATTAG
- a CDS encoding 5-formyltetrahydrofolate cyclo-ligase, producing MDTSVTTDKNKQREFFSSLRQSIQEPRLSQASQAIAAFVRLLPKGSCVLSFVPFRSEININLANQILIEDFSLALPKIDNHELTPVLVSSLNTLSKIVHPLRISEFNLHCISPQDITHVLVPGLAFDNDNYRLGYGGGCYDRWLANYPHLISIGVGFREQKTPILPRESHDIPLSQLFLA from the coding sequence ATGGATACTTCCGTAACTACCGACAAAAACAAACAACGAGAATTTTTTTCTTCGCTACGACAATCTATACAAGAACCTCGGTTATCACAAGCTTCTCAAGCAATAGCTGCATTTGTTCGTCTACTACCCAAAGGAAGTTGTGTTCTTTCCTTTGTTCCTTTTCGATCAGAAATTAACATAAATTTGGCCAATCAGATTCTGATCGAAGACTTCTCCCTAGCACTACCTAAAATAGATAATCATGAACTGACACCTGTCCTGGTTTCTTCCCTAAACACTCTCTCAAAGATAGTACACCCCTTGCGTATCTCTGAGTTCAATTTACACTGTATCTCACCACAAGACATCACACATGTTCTTGTTCCAGGTTTAGCTTTTGATAACGATAACTACCGTCTGGGCTATGGTGGTGGTTGTTATGATCGTTGGTTAGCAAACTACCCACACCTGATCTCTATAGGCGTAGGATTTAGAGAACAAAAAACTCCTATTCTCCCTCGGGAATCTCATGATATTCCCTTATCTCAACTATTTTTAGCTTAA
- the recA gene encoding recombinase RecA: MNVPDRKKALEAAIAYIEKQFGSGSIMSLGKHSASHEISTIKTGALSLDLALGIGGVPKGRIVEIFGPESSGKTTLATHIVANAQKMGGVAAYIDAEHALDPSYASLIGANINDLMISQPDCGEDALSIAELLARSGAVDVIVIDSVAALVPKSELEGDIGDVHVGLQARMMSQALRKLTATLARSQTCAIFINQIREKIGVSFGNPETTTGGRALKFYSSIRMDIRRIGAIKGNESFDLGNRIKVKVAKNKLAPPFRTAEFDILFNEGISSAGCILDLAVEYNIVEKKGSWFNYQDRKLGQGREAVREELKKNKKLLEELEKRIFEVTASSKTTVEEKKEEPVVQPVA, encoded by the coding sequence ATGAATGTACCTGATCGTAAAAAAGCACTAGAAGCAGCAATTGCCTATATTGAAAAACAATTTGGCTCTGGATCTATTATGAGTCTAGGGAAGCACTCCGCATCTCATGAGATCTCTACTATAAAAACGGGGGCCTTATCTTTAGATTTAGCATTAGGCATCGGAGGTGTTCCAAAAGGCAGGATTGTGGAGATCTTTGGCCCTGAATCTTCGGGGAAAACCACGCTCGCTACCCACATTGTGGCCAATGCGCAAAAAATGGGAGGCGTTGCTGCTTACATCGATGCAGAACACGCTTTAGATCCTAGTTATGCTTCCCTTATAGGAGCGAATATCAATGATCTTATGATCTCCCAACCAGATTGTGGTGAGGATGCTTTAAGTATAGCTGAGTTACTAGCAAGATCAGGAGCTGTGGATGTTATCGTCATAGACTCTGTAGCTGCTTTGGTTCCTAAAAGTGAACTCGAAGGCGATATTGGCGATGTACATGTAGGATTACAAGCACGTATGATGTCTCAAGCATTACGTAAGCTGACAGCAACATTAGCACGTAGTCAAACCTGCGCGATATTCATTAATCAAATCCGCGAGAAAATAGGTGTAAGTTTCGGCAATCCCGAAACAACAACAGGCGGACGCGCTTTAAAATTCTACTCATCAATACGTATGGATATTCGTCGTATAGGAGCGATCAAAGGTAATGAAAGCTTCGATCTTGGAAACCGGATCAAAGTAAAAGTTGCTAAAAATAAACTCGCACCTCCATTCAGAACAGCAGAATTTGATATTCTCTTTAACGAAGGTATCTCTTCAGCAGGATGCATTTTAGATCTAGCTGTAGAATATAATATCGTAGAGAAAAAAGGATCCTGGTTTAACTATCAAGATCGTAAATTAGGACAAGGAAGAGAAGCTGTTCGTGAAGAACTCAAGAAAAATAAGAAGTTACTCGAAGAATTAGAAAAACGTATCTTTGAAGTAACTGCTTCCTCAAAAACTACAGTTGAAGAGAAAAAAGAAGAACCTGTTGTACAACCTGTAGCTTAA
- a CDS encoding CADD family putative folate metabolism protein → MKPCLDLLDKNINQKHMLNHTFYMKWSKGELTKDQLKAYAKDYYLHIKAFPRYISAIHSRCDNLEARKLLLENLMDEEAGNPNHIGLWKNFAYALGVTEEELENHVPSAAAQKKVDTFLRWCSGDSLSAGISALYTYESQIPAVAESKISGLKQYFGFTSPEGYEYFSVHKDVDVKHAREEKVLIETLLNNDCNKILQASREVCDALYEFLDGFLDEKDSCSTISPASSTTSDSQPSSCGCHCRH, encoded by the coding sequence ATGAAACCTTGTTTGGATTTACTAGATAAAAATATCAATCAAAAACACATGTTAAACCATACTTTCTATATGAAATGGTCTAAGGGAGAGTTAACAAAAGATCAGCTAAAAGCATACGCAAAGGATTACTATCTTCATATTAAAGCTTTCCCTCGTTATATTTCAGCAATTCATAGCCGCTGTGATAATTTAGAAGCACGTAAGCTACTTCTTGAAAACCTTATGGACGAAGAAGCTGGAAACCCTAATCATATAGGTCTATGGAAAAATTTTGCTTATGCTTTAGGTGTTACTGAAGAAGAGTTAGAAAATCACGTTCCTAGTGCAGCAGCTCAAAAGAAAGTAGACACATTTTTACGCTGGTGCTCTGGAGATTCATTATCAGCTGGTATTTCGGCTTTATATACTTATGAAAGCCAAATTCCTGCAGTTGCAGAGTCAAAAATTTCTGGATTAAAGCAATATTTTGGTTTTACTTCTCCTGAAGGGTACGAGTACTTCTCAGTACATAAAGATGTTGATGTAAAACATGCTCGTGAGGAAAAAGTGTTAATCGAAACACTACTTAACAATGATTGTAATAAGATATTACAAGCTTCTCGAGAAGTCTGTGATGCTTTGTATGAGTTTTTAGATGGTTTCTTAGATGAGAAAGATTCTTGCTCAACAATTTCTCCCGCTTCTTCGACCACTTCAGATTCACAACCTTCTTCATGTGGTTGTCATTGCCGTCATTAA
- a CDS encoding putative folate metabolism gamma-glutamate ligase, protein MKISPIVTRRVHVHDDIYEILEESLPQLAENSIIALSSKVLSLCEGAVVDVKTTTKEALIKKESEAYIYSELHDMYLTKKQGILIPSAGIDESNAQDYYVLYPRDLLASTNALGLWLKDRYRLENLGVIIVDSHTTPMRRGVLGLGLCWYGFSPLYSYIGKPDCFGRPLRMTQINLLDALAVSAVLCMGEGNEHTPIALIEDAPKITFHSLPTLQSDLSALDINEKEDLYGPLLRSVAWEST, encoded by the coding sequence ATGAAAATTTCGCCGATTGTCACTCGTAGAGTTCATGTTCATGATGATATTTACGAAATTTTAGAGGAGTCTCTTCCGCAGTTGGCGGAGAATTCGATCATTGCTTTATCTTCAAAAGTTTTGAGTCTTTGTGAAGGTGCTGTTGTTGATGTAAAAACAACAACTAAGGAAGCATTAATTAAAAAAGAATCAGAGGCTTATATTTATTCCGAGCTTCATGATATGTATCTCACTAAGAAGCAAGGAATTTTGATTCCTTCAGCGGGGATTGATGAATCCAATGCTCAGGATTACTATGTTTTATATCCGCGAGATTTATTAGCTTCAACAAATGCTTTAGGCCTATGGTTGAAGGATAGATATCGCTTAGAAAATTTAGGAGTGATCATAGTAGATAGCCATACGACACCTATGCGTCGAGGTGTTTTAGGATTAGGATTATGTTGGTATGGATTTTCTCCTCTATACAGCTATATAGGGAAGCCTGATTGTTTTGGCCGTCCCCTACGTATGACGCAAATTAATCTTTTAGATGCTTTAGCAGTTTCTGCTGTACTTTGTATGGGAGAGGGAAATGAACATACTCCTATAGCGCTTATAGAAGATGCGCCAAAAATTACTTTTCATTCTTTGCCTACGCTACAGTCCGATTTATCCGCATTAGATATTAATGAAAAAGAGGATTTATACGGTCCTTTGCTTCGTTCTGTAGCTTGGGAGTCTACATAA
- a CDS encoding dihydrofolate reductase, with the protein MCKILGIVACDPRGVMGKQGKLPWNYPEDIEFFSKTIGNHVLIMGRKTSEGLPDKYKKNRKIIVFSRDYHESFENVIWVSSLEEFRRLEQLSSIFLIGGGELFSLFLENRMVDGCFITHIHKCYEGDVFFPLSLIKGWRKTVLDEKENLTFCFYENFADCHS; encoded by the coding sequence ATGTGTAAAATACTCGGTATAGTTGCTTGTGACCCCCGGGGAGTCATGGGAAAGCAAGGAAAGCTTCCGTGGAACTATCCTGAAGATATCGAATTTTTTTCCAAAACTATAGGAAATCATGTCCTAATCATGGGGAGAAAGACTTCTGAGGGTCTTCCTGATAAGTATAAGAAGAACCGGAAGATTATTGTCTTTTCCAGGGATTATCATGAAAGTTTCGAGAATGTAATCTGGGTATCTTCTTTAGAGGAATTTAGACGTTTAGAACAACTTTCTTCTATTTTTCTTATTGGCGGAGGAGAATTGTTTTCTTTATTTTTAGAAAATCGGATGGTGGATGGGTGTTTCATAACTCATATTCACAAGTGTTATGAGGGTGATGTTTTCTTCCCTCTATCTTTAATCAAAGGGTGGAGGAAAACTGTTTTAGATGAGAAAGAGAACTTAACATTTTGTTTTTATGAAAATTTCGCCGATTGTCACTCGTAG
- the folP gene encoding dihydropteroate synthase: protein MITKHFICLSLGSNLGNRFENFRRAFSLLKELGIEDLQSSIILETKALLLPDSPKEWDLPFFNSVLIGRTALSPKELLSGIKHIERKLGRDPNALPWSPRILDVDILLYGDENYQQDDIIIPHHRILERPFLLSLVASLCPTRKLHQPDSEFHLKTFGEIAHCLPCPQEIILNSFSPTTFLMGIVNVTDNSISDGGLYIDPSKAVAHAERLFAQGASVIDFGAQATNPKIKQLIDVDQEWARLEPVLKLLAEKWSGCMQYPDVSLDTFYPEIIKRALEIYPIRWINDVSGGSKEMAEIARDANLLLVINHSCSLPPRPDKTLAFTTCASDQLLSWGKQQIEAFVALGLSKDQIIFDPGIGFGTTPIQALNVLHRMEKFRELGCATLVGHSRKSCFSLLGKYDAKDRDWETVSLSVLLQQQGVNYLRVHDVEANHRVLSAAAWPGVYV, encoded by the coding sequence ATGATAACCAAGCATTTTATTTGTTTATCTCTAGGTTCCAATCTAGGAAACCGTTTTGAAAATTTTCGTAGAGCATTTTCTCTTTTAAAAGAGTTGGGCATAGAAGATTTACAAAGTTCCATAATTTTGGAGACAAAGGCTTTATTGTTGCCTGACTCACCAAAAGAATGGGACTTGCCTTTTTTTAATTCCGTACTTATTGGAAGGACTGCACTATCTCCAAAGGAGTTATTGTCAGGGATCAAACATATAGAACGTAAGCTTGGTAGAGATCCTAATGCCTTACCTTGGTCTCCTAGGATTCTGGATGTGGATATTCTGTTATATGGTGATGAAAATTACCAACAGGATGACATCATCATACCTCATCATAGGATTTTAGAAAGACCGTTCTTACTTTCTCTTGTGGCATCGTTATGCCCTACTAGAAAACTCCATCAACCAGATTCTGAATTTCACTTAAAAACGTTTGGAGAAATAGCCCATTGTCTACCTTGTCCTCAGGAGATTATTCTGAATAGCTTTTCTCCTACTACTTTTTTAATGGGCATAGTGAATGTTACGGATAACTCCATTTCTGACGGGGGATTATATATTGATCCTTCTAAAGCTGTTGCTCATGCAGAGCGATTATTTGCTCAAGGGGCTTCCGTAATAGACTTTGGTGCGCAAGCAACTAACCCTAAAATTAAGCAATTGATTGACGTAGATCAAGAGTGGGCCCGTTTAGAGCCGGTACTCAAGCTTTTAGCGGAAAAATGGTCAGGATGTATGCAATATCCAGACGTTTCCTTGGATACATTTTATCCTGAGATTATTAAGAGAGCTTTAGAAATTTATCCAATTCGATGGATAAATGATGTTTCTGGCGGCTCTAAAGAAATGGCTGAGATTGCCAGAGATGCGAATTTATTATTAGTTATCAATCATTCGTGTTCTCTTCCTCCACGTCCTGATAAAACGTTAGCTTTTACCACATGTGCTTCAGACCAGTTGCTAAGCTGGGGAAAGCAGCAAATTGAAGCTTTTGTTGCTTTGGGATTGAGCAAAGATCAAATTATTTTTGACCCAGGAATAGGTTTCGGAACGACTCCCATACAAGCATTGAATGTATTACACAGAATGGAAAAATTCCGAGAGCTTGGTTGCGCTACGTTGGTAGGGCACTCAAGGAAATCGTGTTTCTCTTTGTTGGGGAAATATGATGCTAAAGATCGTGATTGGGAAACTGTGAGCTTATCGGTTTTGTTACAACAGCAAGGCGTGAATTACTTACGTGTTCATGATGTTGAAGCAAACCACAGGGTCTTATCCGCAGCAGCATGGCCTGGGGTTTATGTGTAA
- the folB gene encoding dihydroneopterin aldolase, with amino-acid sequence MIPDFRVWVRLGCSPEERYFKQPILVSVVLSFFKEPSVCVSDDLGDACCYVEITSLIEEVASSKPCALVEHLSKILMDALEAKLKDKVSKIDLEVRKERPPVPNLLKPICFKISREISL; translated from the coding sequence ATTATTCCAGATTTTCGTGTATGGGTGCGTCTTGGATGTTCTCCAGAGGAGCGTTATTTTAAGCAGCCCATTTTAGTTTCTGTCGTCCTTTCTTTCTTTAAAGAGCCCTCTGTTTGTGTTTCAGATGATCTTGGGGATGCATGCTGTTATGTTGAAATCACTTCTTTAATAGAAGAAGTAGCCTCTAGTAAGCCTTGTGCTTTAGTAGAGCACTTATCTAAGATTTTAATGGATGCTTTAGAAGCAAAGTTAAAAGACAAGGTTTCTAAAATAGATTTAGAAGTGCGTAAAGAACGCCCTCCTGTTCCTAACTTACTGAAGCCCATTTGTTTTAAGATAAGTAGGGAAATTTCACTATGA